The Niallia alba genome includes a window with the following:
- a CDS encoding ClpXP adapter SpxH family protein, with the protein MEKDFSVSKPKTADDNCQESKPLEIYMFIDPLCPECWALEPIMKKLQIEYGRYFSLKHVLSGRLSALNCSKKSKYANIAEFWEKTASRSGMSCDGSLWFDNPIISPHLPSIALKAAELQGRKSGMKFLRKLQELLFLEKKNIATFEVLKSCAKSVGIDVIEFIADIHSNSAAKAFQCDLKITREMEVNEIPTLVFFNENIEEEGIKVTGYYPYEVYVQIIEEMLQIQPEKAAPPPLENFLECFKFVASKELSVVYNKSIQEIEKEMKKLQLRQLVEQIPAKYGVFWKYIG; encoded by the coding sequence ATGGAAAAAGACTTTTCTGTATCCAAGCCGAAAACAGCTGATGACAATTGCCAAGAAAGCAAACCACTCGAAATATATATGTTTATCGACCCACTCTGTCCTGAATGCTGGGCGCTTGAGCCTATTATGAAAAAATTGCAGATTGAATATGGACGATATTTCTCCCTTAAACATGTATTAAGCGGTAGATTATCTGCCTTAAATTGTAGTAAGAAAAGTAAGTATGCGAATATCGCTGAATTTTGGGAAAAAACCGCTAGTCGTTCAGGGATGTCATGTGATGGATCTTTATGGTTTGATAATCCAATCATTTCTCCTCATTTGCCTTCCATTGCACTTAAAGCAGCAGAATTGCAAGGACGGAAATCTGGTATGAAGTTCTTACGAAAATTACAAGAGCTATTATTTTTGGAGAAAAAAAATATTGCTACATTTGAAGTTCTTAAATCGTGTGCTAAAAGTGTGGGAATTGATGTAATAGAATTTATAGCTGATATTCATTCAAACAGTGCAGCTAAGGCATTTCAGTGCGATTTAAAAATCACCAGAGAAATGGAAGTAAATGAAATTCCCACACTCGTCTTCTTTAATGAAAATATCGAAGAAGAAGGAATTAAAGTGACAGGTTATTATCCATATGAGGTATACGTACAAATTATCGAGGAAATGCTGCAAATCCAACCAGAAAAAGCAGCTCCACCACCGCTTGAAAACTTTTTAGAATGTTTTAAGTTTGTCGCTTCAAAGGAATTATCTGTTGTTTATAATAAATCGATTCAAGAAATTGAAAAAGAAATGAAGAAGTTACAATTACGACAATTAGTAGAGCAAATACCAGCTAAATACGGGGTATTTTGGAAATATATTGGTTAA
- a CDS encoding globin domain-containing protein — protein sequence MVENMSTPYERIGEATLNKLVDLFYNHVGQHPDLAPIFPEDLTETARKQKQFLTQFLGGPTLYSNEHGHPMLRARHLPFPITEKRALAWLACMDQAMEEVELDSKLREEIFSRLVLTAKHMINSEEIETKKGDNT from the coding sequence ATGGTCGAGAACATGTCGACACCTTATGAACGAATTGGTGAAGCCACATTAAATAAACTTGTAGATTTATTCTACAATCATGTTGGTCAACATCCTGACCTAGCTCCTATCTTCCCAGAAGATTTAACAGAAACAGCTCGTAAACAAAAACAATTTCTTACACAATTTTTAGGTGGTCCAACTCTTTATTCTAATGAACACGGTCATCCAATGCTAAGAGCGAGACATTTACCTTTCCCAATAACAGAAAAACGTGCACTAGCTTGGTTAGCTTGTATGGATCAAGCTATGGAAGAAGTAGAATTAGATAGCAAACTACGAGAAGAGATTTTTTCAAGACTCGTGCTGACAGCAAAACATATGATTAATTCGGAGGAAATCGAAACTAAAAAAGGTGATAACACGTGA